The Cellulomonas wangleii genome includes a region encoding these proteins:
- a CDS encoding DUF4253 domain-containing protein, giving the protein MTRMAWWSRFFGGGQGSTTQPAAAPPGPAASPAVRPAPPTPTSGAAPTTHVLGVTPSGVEVRGFHAPAADLLPWWHRLRADHGSTGLWPVLLGPDLGDLAAALTPETRGDYDDAAQVRRATAMTLRELQALRVERAARFGGAEDDDQDDADDEPDVVRRHPPRFSVTEEDGLVALVPAAHGWQVPVVLGWEGGVNYDLEPVDHGVVLRDWQERFGAELVALSDGQVLEVLVHRPPTTPGEALAVAREQYDYCPDLVDQGVGDLQTLAREHAGAEAWSFWWD; this is encoded by the coding sequence ATGACCCGCATGGCGTGGTGGAGCAGGTTCTTCGGCGGCGGGCAGGGCAGTACGACGCAGCCGGCAGCGGCGCCGCCGGGGCCGGCAGCCTCACCGGCGGTTCGCCCGGCACCGCCGACGCCCACCTCCGGCGCCGCGCCGACGACGCACGTCCTCGGCGTCACGCCGTCGGGCGTCGAGGTCCGCGGTTTCCACGCGCCGGCGGCGGACCTGCTGCCGTGGTGGCACCGGCTGCGCGCCGACCACGGGTCCACCGGCCTGTGGCCCGTCCTGCTGGGCCCCGACCTCGGCGACCTCGCCGCGGCGCTGACCCCCGAGACCCGGGGGGACTACGACGACGCCGCGCAGGTGCGGCGTGCCACCGCGATGACCCTCCGCGAGCTGCAGGCCCTGCGCGTGGAGCGGGCCGCGCGCTTCGGCGGCGCCGAGGACGACGACCAGGACGACGCGGACGACGAGCCCGACGTCGTCCGACGCCACCCGCCACGCTTCTCGGTCACCGAGGAGGACGGCCTCGTCGCGCTCGTCCCCGCCGCCCACGGGTGGCAGGTGCCGGTGGTCCTGGGCTGGGAGGGGGGCGTGAACTACGACCTGGAGCCGGTGGACCACGGCGTCGTCCTGCGGGACTGGCAGGAGCGCTTCGGGGCCGAGCTCGTCGCCCTGAGCGACGGCCAGGTGCTCGAGGTGCTCGTGCACCGCCCACCCACGACCCCCGGCGAGGCGCTGGCCGTCGCGCGTGAGCAGTACGACTACTGCCCCGACCTGGTCGACCAGGGCGTCGGCGACCTGCAGACGCTCGCCCGGGAGCACGCCGGCGCGGAGGCCTGGTCCTTCTGGTGGGACTGA
- a CDS encoding DUF1905 domain-containing protein, translating to MELRFGGEVIWWRGPAPYHFVALPDPEAARLRAIASRVTYGWGCIPATVTLGATTFTTSIFPKDGGFMVPVKVAARRAEGVELGDDVDVVVVVGDPDGPDDADDALDARPPDGPSPPAQPAARPRRNDPADDDDYYDPAARTPTTDGPPAQP from the coding sequence GTGGAGCTGCGGTTCGGCGGTGAGGTGATCTGGTGGCGCGGACCCGCGCCGTACCACTTCGTCGCGCTCCCCGACCCCGAGGCCGCACGCCTGCGGGCGATCGCCTCGCGCGTCACGTACGGCTGGGGCTGCATCCCCGCGACGGTCACGCTGGGCGCGACGACGTTCACCACGTCGATCTTCCCCAAGGACGGCGGCTTCATGGTGCCGGTCAAGGTCGCCGCCCGGCGCGCCGAGGGCGTGGAGCTCGGTGACGACGTCGACGTGGTCGTCGTGGTGGGCGACCCCGACGGCCCGGACGACGCCGACGACGCCCTCGACGCGCGACCACCCGACGGACCGTCACCCCCCGCACAGCCGGCCGCCCGCCCCCGGCGCAACGACCCGGCGGACGACGACGACTACTACGACCCCGCGGCCCGGACCCCGACCACGGACGGTCCACCGGCGCAGCCCTGA
- a CDS encoding sensor histidine kinase, giving the protein MTESPAQHHRRPTDVVPAVVWVLSVGLLAASVVVSEADPEAALVLPGFGDAAWWWSAVVLTLQAVALAVWSSGRPRAALLAVAAGVPAGFVLGDAMGVLLLAVMVATYRAVLARPAGRLATTLVAAAALVAGGVAAATARNGAEGWTVVVAGLLQALAAVGLPLVLASVVGSRRDAVDALARTAQAQHRERDALVQVAVERERTAMARELHDIAAHHLSGIAVMTGAIGRQIDVDPEGAKVAVAQVREQSTAMLRDLRNLVVLLRDVDVPVEPGGPVRMETLAGIGDLVAGAQAAGADVSLETVGPVADVAASGGVGPLAQLAAYRVVQEALANAARHAPGAPCSVRLDAQEEGRLEVVVRNRPPVGGAARGPHDPGYGLVGMQERAELTGATLRFGPTLEGGWQVVLSVPVGGPAPGPTTSEGQGR; this is encoded by the coding sequence GTGACCGAGTCTCCTGCTCAGCACCACCGCCGGCCGACGGACGTCGTGCCGGCGGTGGTCTGGGTGCTCTCGGTCGGTCTGCTGGCCGCCTCCGTGGTCGTCAGCGAGGCCGACCCGGAGGCCGCGCTCGTCCTCCCGGGCTTCGGCGACGCCGCGTGGTGGTGGTCGGCCGTGGTGCTGACCCTGCAGGCCGTGGCGCTCGCCGTGTGGTCGTCGGGGCGGCCGCGTGCCGCGCTCCTCGCGGTCGCCGCGGGGGTGCCCGCGGGATTCGTCCTCGGTGACGCCATGGGTGTCCTCCTCCTGGCGGTGATGGTCGCGACGTACCGGGCGGTGCTCGCGCGGCCCGCCGGGCGTCTTGCCACCACCCTCGTGGCGGCCGCTGCCCTGGTGGCCGGAGGGGTCGCCGCGGCCACCGCCCGCAACGGCGCCGAGGGGTGGACCGTGGTCGTGGCCGGCCTGCTGCAGGCCCTGGCGGCCGTGGGCCTGCCACTCGTGCTCGCGAGCGTCGTCGGGTCCCGCCGTGACGCGGTCGACGCGCTCGCCCGCACCGCGCAGGCGCAGCACCGCGAGCGCGACGCGCTCGTCCAGGTGGCCGTCGAGCGGGAGCGCACGGCGATGGCCCGCGAGCTGCACGACATCGCCGCGCACCACCTGTCGGGGATCGCCGTGATGACCGGGGCGATCGGGCGGCAGATCGACGTCGACCCCGAGGGGGCGAAGGTCGCGGTCGCGCAGGTGCGCGAGCAGAGCACCGCGATGCTGCGGGACCTGCGCAACCTCGTCGTGCTGCTGCGTGACGTGGACGTGCCCGTCGAGCCCGGCGGCCCGGTGCGGATGGAGACGCTCGCCGGGATCGGCGACCTGGTGGCGGGGGCGCAGGCGGCGGGGGCGGACGTGTCGCTGGAGACGGTGGGGCCCGTCGCGGACGTCGCCGCGTCGGGGGGTGTCGGGCCGCTGGCGCAGCTCGCGGCGTACCGCGTGGTGCAGGAGGCGCTCGCCAACGCGGCCCGGCACGCGCCCGGTGCGCCGTGCTCGGTGCGCCTGGACGCCCAGGAGGAGGGGCGCCTGGAGGTCGTGGTGCGCAACCGTCCGCCCGTCGGCGGTGCGGCGCGCGGGCCTCACGACCCCGGTTACGGTCTGGTCGGCATGCAGGAGCGTGCCGAGCTGACGGGGGCGACCCTGCGGTTCGGCCCGACGCTCGAGGGTGGGTGGCAGGTCGTCCTGTCGGTCCCCGTGGGCGGACCGGCTCCCGGGCCGACGACGAGCGAGGGGCAGGGTCGATGA
- a CDS encoding alpha/beta hydrolase — translation MSKDQLIALERELRGFPAPSGTLAERRAGFEMFSTRPPDPGVTVTEVTLGGVPALLVEPSTTTVGTVLHLHGGGYALGSARSGVALASALAHRAGASAHSLGYRLAPEHPFPAAVEDGLAAYRGLLDAGYAPDRVALTGESSGGGLALAVLLAARDADLPQPAAVVLMSPWVDLTLSGESLRTHEAVDPMNSAAGLAENAARYLDGADPADPAASPLLADLHGLPPLLVQVGAHDVLLDDATRLAARAAAADVDVTLEAVAGAPHVFQNFEGRIDEADRALDRAGRFLAEHLAR, via the coding sequence ATGTCGAAGGACCAGCTCATCGCGCTCGAGCGCGAGCTGCGCGGGTTTCCCGCGCCGTCGGGGACGCTCGCCGAGCGGCGCGCCGGCTTCGAGATGTTCTCCACCCGCCCGCCCGATCCGGGCGTCACCGTCACCGAGGTCACGCTCGGGGGCGTCCCCGCGCTGCTGGTCGAGCCGTCGACCACCACGGTCGGCACGGTGCTGCACCTGCACGGCGGCGGCTACGCCCTCGGGTCCGCGCGCTCCGGCGTGGCGCTGGCGTCGGCCCTCGCGCACCGGGCCGGTGCGAGCGCCCACTCGCTCGGCTACCGGCTCGCGCCGGAGCACCCGTTCCCGGCGGCGGTCGAGGACGGGCTCGCCGCGTACCGAGGGCTGCTCGACGCCGGGTACGCGCCGGACCGGGTCGCCCTGACCGGCGAGTCCTCCGGTGGGGGCCTCGCGCTCGCGGTGCTCCTCGCCGCCCGGGACGCCGACCTGCCGCAGCCCGCCGCGGTCGTGCTGATGTCGCCCTGGGTCGACCTGACCCTGTCGGGGGAGAGCCTGCGCACCCACGAGGCGGTGGACCCGATGAACAGCGCCGCCGGCCTCGCCGAGAACGCGGCCCGGTACCTGGACGGCGCCGACCCCGCCGACCCCGCCGCGAGCCCGCTGCTGGCGGACCTGCACGGGCTGCCCCCGCTGCTGGTCCAGGTGGGCGCGCACGACGTGCTCCTCGACGACGCCACCCGGCTGGCCGCCCGTGCCGCCGCGGCGGACGTGGACGTGACGCTCGAGGCCGTCGCCGGGGCGCCTCACGTCTTCCAGAACTTCGAGGGGCGCATCGACGAGGCGGACCGCGCGCTGGACCGGGCGGGCCGGTTCCTGGCCGAGCACCTGGCGCGCTGA
- a CDS encoding GNAT family N-acetyltransferase, with translation MTHPGMLLRRAVPADAERAGTVHFTSWVETFTGLASPEFWARASQERSVAIWRRLLDDGLDATLAEVDGEVVGLAIVGEATARHGHEPVRERELSNLYVLAAHHGTGVGQALLDAVLPPAEPAQLWAARGNPRAVRFYERNGFAADGATDDGSSFGGIEAVRLVR, from the coding sequence ATGACGCACCCCGGGATGCTGCTCCGCCGTGCGGTGCCGGCCGACGCCGAGCGCGCCGGCACCGTCCACTTCACGTCGTGGGTCGAGACGTTCACCGGGCTCGCCTCACCCGAGTTCTGGGCCCGCGCGTCGCAGGAGCGCAGCGTCGCCATCTGGCGGCGGCTCCTCGACGACGGGCTCGACGCGACGCTGGCCGAGGTCGACGGTGAGGTCGTCGGGCTCGCGATCGTGGGTGAGGCGACGGCGCGGCACGGGCACGAGCCGGTCCGCGAGCGCGAGCTGTCCAACCTCTACGTGCTGGCGGCGCACCACGGCACGGGCGTCGGGCAGGCGCTGCTCGACGCGGTGCTGCCCCCGGCGGAGCCCGCCCAGCTCTGGGCTGCGCGCGGCAACCCGCGGGCCGTGCGGTTCTACGAGCGCAACGGGTTCGCCGCCGACGGTGCGACCGACGACGGGTCGTCGTTCGGCGGGATCGAGGCGGTGCGTCTGGTGCGGTGA
- a CDS encoding GNAT family N-acetyltransferase — MTTVGTVPSGPTVRRVAAGDHAAWTRLFRAYRAFYELPDDDHAIATTWGWVVGEQHGMTGLVAVGADGALLGLANLRAFARPSTGTTGLYLDDLFVDPDARRSGAGSALLRAAGDLAAQRGDTVVRWITAQDNTRARALYDRHATATPWVTYDMAPGRVART, encoded by the coding sequence ATGACGACCGTGGGAACCGTGCCGTCCGGACCGACCGTGCGCCGCGTCGCCGCGGGTGACCACGCTGCCTGGACACGGCTGTTCCGCGCGTACCGCGCCTTCTACGAGCTGCCCGACGACGACCACGCCATCGCCACCACATGGGGGTGGGTCGTGGGCGAGCAGCACGGCATGACCGGTCTGGTCGCGGTCGGGGCGGACGGCGCCCTGCTGGGGCTGGCGAACCTGCGCGCGTTCGCCCGGCCGTCGACCGGCACGACGGGCCTGTACCTCGACGACCTCTTCGTCGACCCGGACGCGCGACGCAGCGGCGCCGGCTCGGCCCTGCTGCGCGCGGCGGGCGACCTCGCGGCCCAGCGGGGCGACACGGTCGTGCGGTGGATCACCGCGCAGGACAACACGCGAGCCCGGGCCCTGTACGACCGTCACGCCACGGCGACCCCGTGGGTCACGTACGACATGGCCCCGGGGCGGGTCGCCCGGACCTGA
- a CDS encoding antibiotic biosynthesis monooxygenase family protein, which yields MVLEHALLSVVPGREAQFEDAFGRARAIIAGTPGFEGLTLSRCVERPGTYLLLVTWRSLEDHTVGFRGSAGYQEWRRLLHHFYDPFPVVEHYEQVLTA from the coding sequence ATGGTCCTCGAGCACGCGCTGCTGTCCGTCGTCCCCGGCCGTGAGGCGCAGTTCGAGGACGCCTTCGGGCGTGCCCGGGCGATCATCGCCGGCACGCCGGGGTTCGAGGGCCTGACGCTGTCGCGCTGCGTGGAGCGACCGGGCACCTACCTGCTGCTCGTCACGTGGCGGTCGCTGGAGGACCACACCGTGGGGTTCCGCGGCTCGGCCGGGTACCAGGAGTGGCGCCGGCTGCTGCACCACTTCTACGACCCGTTCCCGGTGGTCGAGCACTACGAGCAGGTGCTCACCGCCTGA
- a CDS encoding GNAT family N-acetyltransferase: MDVQVGEVAPGEVPSCARVIAAALRDDAVVRSLVPGDHDRFARLTSVYAAAVRMALAGRGVVDVARDGPDGPVVGVAMWEGPDHSPGGWPLLRELPGLVRAVGVRRLPASARALRAFAALRPRYPHWFLADVATEPTARGHGVGSALLAHRLALVDTTGLPAYLESTTAASRRLYERFGFRATGTVRLPGAAATAMVRPAVRDDDAVDR; encoded by the coding sequence GTGGACGTGCAGGTGGGCGAGGTGGCCCCGGGCGAGGTGCCGTCCTGTGCGCGCGTCATCGCCGCCGCGCTGCGCGACGACGCGGTCGTGCGCTCGCTGGTGCCTGGGGACCACGACCGCTTCGCACGGCTGACGTCCGTCTACGCGGCGGCCGTGCGGATGGCGCTGGCGGGCCGGGGCGTCGTCGACGTGGCACGGGACGGACCGGACGGCCCCGTCGTGGGCGTCGCGATGTGGGAGGGACCCGACCACTCGCCGGGCGGGTGGCCGCTGCTGCGCGAGCTGCCGGGCCTGGTGCGCGCCGTGGGTGTGCGGCGCCTGCCGGCCAGCGCCCGGGCGCTGCGCGCGTTCGCCGCGCTGCGCCCCCGCTACCCGCACTGGTTCCTCGCCGACGTCGCCACCGAGCCCACCGCCCGCGGTCACGGCGTCGGGTCCGCCCTGCTCGCGCACCGCCTCGCGCTCGTCGACACCACAGGGCTGCCGGCCTACCTGGAGTCCACGACCGCGGCCAGCCGCCGGTTGTACGAGCGGTTCGGGTTCCGCGCCACCGGGACCGTCCGGCTGCCCGGCGCCGCCGCGACGGCGATGGTGCGGCCCGCCGTGCGGGACGACGACGCCGTGGACCGCTGA
- a CDS encoding alpha/beta hydrolase: MATVVPYRPLPLDLTDVRYAHGPDSERRPEVPAGKTVELQWDTSRVYPGTTRRVRVHVPAHDGPPPPAGVMVFNDGGLYLDPDGDVRGGVVLDNLVHAGDVPYTLGVFVDPGVVVGSPQPKNRNVEYDAFDDRYATFLLDEILPLVTTRYDVTDDPERWGVCGGSSGGDAAFTVAWMRPDRFRRAVCFLSSFAQMPGGNPYPELLASTPRKPLRVFLQAGHRDLNHDAPTRNWLAENLRVGAALAEAGYDHRLVLGDGGHSTNHGGVLLPDALRWALGPRA; encoded by the coding sequence ATGGCCACCGTCGTCCCGTACCGCCCCCTGCCGCTCGACCTCACGGACGTGCGGTACGCGCACGGTCCCGACTCGGAGCGTCGCCCGGAGGTGCCGGCCGGGAAGACGGTGGAGCTGCAGTGGGACACCAGCAGGGTCTACCCCGGCACGACGCGCCGGGTCCGGGTCCACGTCCCCGCGCACGACGGCCCCCCGCCGCCGGCGGGGGTGATGGTGTTCAACGACGGCGGGCTGTACCTCGACCCCGACGGGGACGTCCGCGGCGGCGTCGTCCTCGACAACCTGGTGCACGCCGGCGACGTCCCGTACACGCTCGGCGTGTTCGTCGACCCCGGCGTCGTCGTCGGCAGCCCGCAGCCGAAGAACCGCAACGTCGAGTACGACGCGTTCGACGACCGCTACGCGACCTTCCTGCTCGACGAGATCCTCCCGCTGGTCACCACGCGGTACGACGTCACCGACGACCCCGAGCGGTGGGGCGTGTGCGGGGGCAGCAGCGGCGGCGACGCGGCTTTCACGGTGGCCTGGATGCGCCCCGACCGGTTCCGGCGGGCCGTGTGCTTCCTGTCGAGCTTCGCGCAGATGCCCGGCGGCAACCCGTACCCCGAGCTGCTGGCGAGCACCCCGCGCAAGCCCTTGCGGGTCTTCCTCCAGGCCGGGCACCGCGACCTCAACCACGACGCGCCCACGCGGAACTGGCTGGCCGAGAACCTGCGTGTCGGCGCCGCCCTGGCCGAGGCCGGGTACGACCACCGCCTCGTCCTCGGGGACGGTGGGCACAGCACCAACCACGGCGGCGTGCTGCTGCCCGACGCGCTGCGCTGGGCTCTGGGCCCGCGCGCGTGA
- a CDS encoding dihydrofolate reductase family protein, giving the protein MTAAYTFDVFASLDGYGSYGPPGDWGGYWGKQGPELLRRRHELYEGEQRMVFGATTLREFVTMWADSPDDSGIHDSWAGRMRDLPATVVSSTLHEPVDWPEVTVARGDAVEVVARLKEESDLPLRSHGSLSLNWALMAAGLVDRVQVTIFPVITGRTGTAPVFGGAGDFDLELLDSRVLDGRTQELTYRPTAH; this is encoded by the coding sequence ATGACCGCCGCCTACACCTTCGACGTCTTCGCGAGCCTCGACGGCTACGGCTCCTACGGGCCGCCGGGCGACTGGGGCGGGTACTGGGGCAAGCAGGGGCCGGAGCTGCTGCGCCGGCGCCACGAGCTCTACGAGGGCGAGCAGCGCATGGTGTTCGGGGCCACCACGCTGCGCGAGTTCGTGACCATGTGGGCGGACAGCCCCGACGACTCGGGGATCCACGACTCGTGGGCCGGGCGCATGCGGGACCTGCCGGCGACCGTGGTGTCCTCGACGCTGCACGAGCCCGTCGACTGGCCCGAGGTCACGGTCGCACGCGGGGACGCGGTCGAGGTCGTCGCCCGGCTGAAGGAGGAGTCCGACCTGCCGCTGCGCTCGCACGGCAGCCTGTCGCTGAACTGGGCGCTCATGGCCGCGGGCCTGGTCGACCGCGTGCAGGTGACGATCTTCCCGGTGATCACCGGGAGGACGGGGACGGCGCCGGTGTTCGGCGGCGCGGGCGACTTCGACCTCGAGCTGCTCGACAGCCGCGTGCTCGACGGGCGCACGCAGGAGCTGACCTACCGGCCCACGGCCCACTGA
- a CDS encoding response regulator — protein MTETGTVRVVVADDQPLVRMGLSTVLATEPGIEVVGQAADGGEAIALARELRPDVVCMDIRMPGTDGITATRALCGPDVDDPIPVLVLTTFDVDEYLFGALEAGASGFLLKDAEPVTLVEAVRSVAAGHGMLANALTRRVLREVVTRRRTQPVTAARASELLTPRELDIVLLLAQGMSNEEIARELYLEVSTVKSHLARVMPKLGVKSRLQAVVWAYQNGIVEIGG, from the coding sequence ATGACGGAGACCGGGACCGTGCGGGTGGTCGTCGCGGACGACCAGCCGCTGGTGCGCATGGGGCTGTCCACCGTCCTGGCGACCGAGCCGGGCATCGAGGTGGTCGGGCAGGCCGCCGACGGCGGGGAGGCGATCGCGCTGGCGCGCGAGCTGCGGCCGGACGTGGTCTGCATGGACATCCGCATGCCCGGCACCGACGGCATCACCGCGACGCGCGCGCTGTGCGGCCCGGACGTCGACGACCCGATCCCGGTGCTGGTGCTGACGACGTTCGACGTCGACGAGTACCTGTTCGGCGCGCTGGAGGCCGGCGCGTCGGGGTTCCTGCTCAAGGACGCCGAGCCGGTGACGCTCGTCGAGGCCGTCCGCTCGGTGGCCGCCGGTCACGGCATGCTCGCCAACGCGCTGACCCGCCGGGTGCTGCGGGAGGTCGTCACGCGCCGGCGCACGCAGCCCGTCACGGCGGCGCGGGCCAGCGAGCTGCTGACCCCGCGCGAGCTCGACATCGTGCTGCTGCTGGCGCAGGGCATGTCGAACGAGGAGATCGCGCGCGAGCTCTACCTCGAGGTCTCGACGGTGAAGTCGCACCTGGCGCGCGTCATGCCGAAGCTGGGCGTGAAGTCGCGGCTGCAGGCCGTGGTGTGGGCGTACCAGAACGGGATCGTCGAGATCGGCGGATGA
- a CDS encoding histidine phosphatase family protein, whose protein sequence is MDSATLPAPPVPGVVPPRVRTVSVVTHPEATHHVDGLVGGQHDSDLTPRGEHQAAAIAAVLRERVGASSVAVVSSDLRRTWRTAQVVAAALGAAPEADARLREISYGDAEGRPQAWLDARYTPAPAVGDRLRHHPGVPGAQTRLDVALRVYGAMTDLLARDVDELVVVTHGFTATLVVAAWIGMPVEAAGHVAFPVPSGSITTLREDGFFHNRAVVTVGDVAHLTV, encoded by the coding sequence GTGGACTCCGCGACTCTCCCCGCACCGCCCGTGCCCGGCGTCGTCCCGCCGCGGGTGCGCACCGTCAGCGTCGTGACGCACCCGGAGGCGACGCACCACGTCGACGGGCTGGTCGGCGGGCAGCACGACTCGGACCTCACGCCGCGCGGCGAGCACCAGGCGGCGGCGATCGCGGCCGTGCTGCGCGAGCGCGTCGGCGCGTCGAGCGTCGCCGTCGTGTCGTCGGACCTGCGCCGCACGTGGCGGACGGCGCAGGTCGTGGCGGCCGCGCTGGGCGCCGCACCGGAGGCGGACGCCCGCCTGCGCGAGATCTCCTACGGCGACGCCGAGGGCCGCCCGCAGGCGTGGCTCGACGCGCGGTACACCCCGGCGCCTGCCGTGGGCGACCGGCTGCGGCACCACCCGGGCGTGCCCGGCGCGCAGACGCGGCTCGACGTGGCGCTGCGCGTCTACGGCGCGATGACGGACCTGCTCGCGCGGGACGTCGACGAGCTCGTCGTCGTGACCCACGGGTTCACCGCGACCCTCGTCGTCGCGGCGTGGATCGGCATGCCGGTCGAGGCCGCCGGGCACGTCGCGTTCCCCGTCCCGTCCGGCAGCATCACGACGCTGCGGGAGGACGGGTTCTTCCACAACCGCGCGGTGGTCACGGTCGGGGACGTGGCGCACCTGACGGTCTGA
- a CDS encoding (R)-mandelonitrile lyase encodes MKITRSGGRSVPGPEDWFTGTVWIDGVRNPDGPGSAGCGHVRFAPGARTAWHRHPRGQTLYVTDGIGRVARRGGPVEEILPGDVVHIDPDEEHWHGASPDRFMAHVALQQADDHGEVVTWLEHVTDADYRGS; translated from the coding sequence ATGAAGATCACGCGCAGCGGCGGCCGGTCCGTCCCCGGCCCCGAGGACTGGTTCACCGGCACCGTCTGGATCGACGGCGTCCGGAACCCCGACGGTCCCGGGTCGGCCGGCTGCGGGCACGTGCGGTTCGCGCCCGGCGCCCGCACGGCGTGGCACCGCCACCCGCGCGGGCAGACGCTCTACGTCACCGACGGCATCGGCCGGGTCGCCCGCCGCGGCGGCCCGGTCGAGGAGATCCTCCCGGGGGACGTCGTGCACATCGACCCGGACGAGGAGCACTGGCACGGCGCGAGCCCCGACCGCTTCATGGCGCACGTCGCGCTCCAGCAGGCCGACGACCACGGCGAGGTCGTCACCTGGCTGGAGCACGTCACCGACGCGGACTACCGCGGGTCGTGA
- a CDS encoding CPBP family intramembrane glutamic endopeptidase, translating to MSVLTPPAPPQQRGGLPGLIRRRPLLSFVVLALGLSWIAWIPFILSNHGLGVWDFTFPGDEGGQLLGMLPGAYLGPIGSALLVTAVADGRAGLRAWVGRLWRWRVNWRWYVGILLGVPTAMVLSGLVFSGGQMQAPAMLAIVALVPGLLIQMVTTGLAEEPGWRDFALPRAQRRFGPVVAALLIGLLWGVWHLPLHLTSWAGWPEMPWSRPLEFIAFCIVFNIVMTWVFNRTGQSLPMAMLLHVSINNTASTVWESMFPGMDRDTFQRALILAATVAAVVVLVRSRGRLGWTSHEEAPAVTVEQAHGAGTDRRLAPTPLS from the coding sequence ATGAGCGTCCTCACCCCACCGGCACCCCCGCAGCAGCGGGGCGGCCTGCCCGGTCTGATCCGCCGCCGCCCGCTGCTGTCGTTCGTCGTCCTCGCGCTGGGACTCAGCTGGATCGCGTGGATCCCCTTCATCCTGTCGAACCACGGCCTCGGTGTCTGGGACTTCACGTTCCCCGGCGACGAGGGCGGCCAGCTGCTCGGCATGCTGCCCGGCGCCTACCTCGGGCCCATCGGCTCGGCCCTGCTGGTCACCGCGGTCGCGGACGGCCGCGCCGGGCTGCGGGCGTGGGTGGGGCGGCTGTGGCGGTGGCGCGTCAACTGGCGCTGGTACGTCGGCATCCTGCTGGGTGTCCCGACCGCGATGGTGCTGTCCGGGCTGGTCTTCTCCGGCGGGCAGATGCAGGCGCCGGCCATGCTCGCGATCGTCGCGCTCGTGCCCGGGCTGCTCATCCAGATGGTCACCACGGGCCTGGCCGAGGAGCCGGGCTGGCGTGACTTCGCGCTGCCCCGGGCGCAGCGTCGGTTCGGGCCGGTGGTCGCGGCGCTGCTCATCGGGCTCCTGTGGGGCGTGTGGCACCTGCCGCTGCACCTCACGTCGTGGGCCGGGTGGCCCGAGATGCCGTGGTCGCGGCCGCTGGAGTTCATCGCCTTCTGCATCGTGTTCAACATCGTCATGACGTGGGTGTTCAACCGCACCGGCCAGAGCCTGCCGATGGCGATGCTGCTGCACGTGAGCATCAACAACACCGCGTCGACCGTGTGGGAGAGCATGTTCCCCGGCATGGACCGTGACACGTTCCAGCGTGCGCTCATCCTCGCGGCCACCGTCGCGGCGGTCGTCGTGCTGGTCCGCAGCCGCGGCCGACTGGGCTGGACGTCGCACGAGGAGGCGCCTGCCGTCACGGTCGAGCAGGCGCACGGCGCGGGGACCGACCGCCGGCTGGCACCGACCCCTCTATCGTGA
- a CDS encoding ferritin-like domain-containing protein → MSFDAWLTYYRRNPERQARLEAAIDWSEPTPLTGPERAAIARSLQRFELGESGDGAVLLAKAERAGDPTYLAALELFVAEEQRHSALFGQALAHLGWPPLTSHWSDAAFTALRRALGLRTEVALFLVAEAVALHYFTALRDGCRDPQVARMAVRILADEEEHVRFQVHRLHDGLADLPAPARWGVRALWWPVALGAAVVVTVDHRAALRACGVRPATFLGRALRSFAEASHLALTPGPSPVDGPASTEHVRP, encoded by the coding sequence ATGTCCTTCGATGCCTGGCTGACGTACTACCGGCGCAACCCCGAGCGTCAGGCGCGGCTCGAGGCGGCGATCGACTGGTCCGAGCCGACGCCGCTGACCGGCCCGGAACGCGCCGCCATCGCCCGCTCCCTGCAGCGGTTCGAGCTCGGGGAGTCCGGCGACGGCGCGGTGCTCCTGGCCAAGGCCGAGCGCGCCGGGGACCCGACGTACCTCGCGGCGCTCGAGCTGTTCGTGGCCGAGGAGCAGCGGCACTCCGCGCTCTTCGGGCAGGCGCTGGCGCACCTGGGGTGGCCTCCGCTCACGTCGCACTGGTCCGACGCGGCGTTCACCGCGCTGCGCCGGGCCCTCGGGCTGCGCACCGAGGTCGCCCTGTTCCTCGTCGCCGAGGCCGTGGCCCTGCACTACTTCACCGCGCTGCGCGACGGCTGCCGGGACCCGCAGGTCGCGCGCATGGCGGTGCGCATCCTGGCGGACGAGGAGGAGCACGTCCGGTTCCAGGTGCACCGGCTCCACGACGGCCTCGCGGACCTGCCCGCGCCCGCGCGGTGGGGCGTGCGGGCGCTGTGGTGGCCCGTCGCCCTCGGCGCCGCGGTGGTCGTCACGGTCGACCACCGTGCGGCGCTGCGGGCGTGCGGCGTCCGGCCCGCGACGTTCCTGGGGCGGGCGCTGCGCAGCTTCGCCGAGGCGTCGCACCTGGCCCTCACGCCGGGGCCGAGCCCGGTCGACGGACCGGCGAGCACCGAGCACGTCCGGCCGTGA